GTCGGGCTGGAGCTCGTCCAGGACCGCGCCGATCGCCCCCCAGTCGTAGGTGCGGCCGGCCGATCCGGCGCCGTCGAACCACACCTCGACCAGGCCCCCGTAGTTCGTGCACAGCTCGCGCAGCTGGCGCAGGTAGAACTCGTCGTAGGCGGCAGGATCCGCGTACGTCGGCTCGTGGCGGTCCCAGGGCGAGAGGTACAGACCGAGGCGGAGGCCGTAGCGACGCGCGGCGTCGGCCACCTCACGGACGACGTCTCCCCTGCCGTCCTTCCACGGGGAGGAGGCGACGGAGTAGTCGGTGGTCTCCGTCGGCCACAGGCAGAACCCGTCGTGGTGCTTGGCGGTCAGCACGACATGGGCGGCGCCGAGATCGCGAGCGAGACGGACCCACTCGTCGGCGTCGAGAGCGGTCGGAGCGAAGGCCGAGGCGGGAATGGTGCCATCGCTCCACTCCTTCCCGGCGAAGGTGTTCACGCCGAAGTGGAAGAACATGCCGAGCCCGGCCTTCTGCCAGGCGAGCTGCTGCGGCGTGGGGGTGAGGATCTCGTTCGGTGCGGTGTCCACAGGAGTCACCCCCATATTCTGGCAGAGATCGGGTGTTTGCTGGCGGACGTCCACTCTCCAGCCGGCGCTCCCCGGAGGCTCCGCGCGGCCTGCGCAGTGATCCCGCGGTCGAGGATCCTGGCGGGTCCGGGGGCCGCCGTCCAAGCCGCCTCCACGCTGGTGGGCCGCCGCGTCGACGCGCTCCTGGACACTCCCGACGACGAGTGAGGGCCGGATCGGGCATGCCGGAATCGCCGGGACCCGGTCGTGAGGGCTAGGCTTCATGGGACCGATCGAGGGACCTGCGCCAGTGCGGGGACGAGGGACGGAGAGACATGGCAGACCTCAGGGTGGATGTCGAGCGCGCCGATGCGGTGATGATCGGGGGCGGGATCGCCAGTGCGACCCTTGCGGCCCTCCTCAGCGAGCTCGAGCCGACATGGGACATCCGCGTGCTCGAGAAGCTCGACACCGCGGGTCAGGAATCCAGCGAGGGCTGGAACAACGCCGGCACCGGACACAGCGCCCTGTGCGAGATGAACTACACGCCGCAGGATGTCGACGGCTCCGTCAGCCCCGCCAAGGCGATCACGATCAACGAGCAGTTCCAGATCTCCCGGCAGTTCTGGGCGCATCTGGTGGAGAACGACCGGATCGGTGACCCGAGCGAGTTCATCCACGCCGTCCCGCACATGAGCTTCGTGCACGGCATGGAGAACGTCGACTACCTGCGCCGGCGGCACGAGGCGCTCACCTCGAACCCTCTCTTCGACCGCATGGAGTTCACCACCGAGCATGCGCAGCTGGCGGAGTGGGCGCCGCTGGTCGCCGAAGGGCGACCGGTCACGGAGACCATCGCGGCGACCCGCTCGACCGACGGCACCGACATCGACTTCGGTGCGCTGACCCGTCAGATGCTCGGCTTCGCCACCCGCACCGGCACCACCGTCTCCACCGGGTCCGAGGTCGTGGATCTGCGCCGCATGGGCACGGACTGGGGGGTGATGGTCCGCTCCACCGCGGACGGCTCGATCAGCGTGGTGCGCACCCCGTTCGTCTTCGTCGGCGCAGGCGGCTACGCGCTGACCCTGCTGCAGAAGTCCGGGATCGACGAGATCCGCGGCTTCGGCGGATTCCCGATCTCCGGTCAATGGCTGCGCTGCACCGATCCGGAGACCATCGCCCGCCACGATGCGAAGGTGTACGGCAAGGCCGCCGTCGGCGCACCGCCGATGAGCGTCCCGCATCTCGACACCCGCTATGTGGGCGGGAAGCGGTCCCTCATGTTCGGCCCGTACGCCGGCTGGTCGCCGAAGTTCCTCAAGGCCGGCCGCTACACCGACCTGCTCGAATCGATGAAGCCCTCGAACATCACCCAGATGATGGCCGTCGCCCCGCCGAACCTCGACCTGATGGTCTACCTCGGCTCGCAGCTGGCGGCGACCCATCAGCAGCGTTTCGAAGCTCTGCTGGAGTACATGCCGGCGGCGCGCGCGTCCGACTGGGAGGAGGTCACCGCCGGTCAGCGCGTCCAGGTCATCGCACCGGACAAGGCCAAGCACGGCGTGCTGCAGTTCGGCACCCAGCTGGTCACCGCGGCTGACGGCTCCATCGGCGGCATGCTCGGAGCCTCCCCGGGAGCCTCGACCTCGACCAGCATCATGCTCGGCCTGCTGGAGAAGATGTTCCCGCAGCGCATCGAAGCCTGGCGGCCCTCGCTGACCCAGATGGTGCCGAGCTGGGGACGGTCGCTGTCGGAGCACCCGGACGAGGCCCACCGGCTGCTGGACCACACGGCCGAGGCGCTGGGCCTGACGCACTCCTGAGGGCATCTCAGGACCCACCAGTCCTCGACAGAGGGTGGTGGACACGATCGGATCGGGCCGGAACCGCGGCGAGGAGGAAGGTCGGCGGATGCGCATCTCTTTGATGACCACGTGCCTGGTGGATGTGATGGCCCCGGACGTGGCTCGGGCGACCGTGATCCTGCTGGAGCGGCTCGGCCACGAGGTGGTGTTCGACAGGCGTCAGACCTGCTGCGGCCAGATGCACACCAACTCCGGCTACTACACCGAGGCGGCGCCCATCGTGCGCTCCTTCGTCGACACCTTCGAGCCCGCGCTGGAGAGCGTCGACGCGATCGTGATGCCGTCCGGCTCCTGCGCCGGATGCGTCCGGGACCAGCACGAGCTGGTGGCCCGGCATGAGGGCGACAGCGAGCTCGAGCAGCGTGCCGCGGCGGTCGCGGCGAAGACCTACGAGCTCTCGGAGCTGCTGGTGGACGTGCTGAAGGTGACCGATGTCGGCGCGTACTTCCCGCACTCGGTGACCTACCATCCCACCTGCCACTCGATGCGCTTCCTCAAGGTGGGGGCACGGCCGCTGAAGCTGCTGCGCGCGGTCGAGGGCCTGGAGATGAAGAACCTGCCCGAATCCGACACCTGCTGCGGCTTCGGCGGCACCTTCTCGGTGAAGAACGATGCCACCAGTGATGCGATGGTGAGCGACAAGGCCGCGAACGTGGTGCGCAGCGGTGCCGAGTTCGTCGTCGCGGGCGATGCCTCGTGCCTGATGAACATCGGCGGCAAGCTGCGCCGCACCGGCGCCTCGCCGCGCTCCGTGCACCTCGCACAGATCCTCGCCTCGACCAGGGAGGACCCCTTCGTCCCGTCGGAGACGATCCTGGGCAGGGCATCATGAACGCCAGCGTCGGTCGACGGACTGCGAGGAACGAGCGGGAGGAGATGGCGCCGTGAACTCGGTGGATCTCGGCATCCCGACCGTGCGTCCGCAGCACGCCTCCCCGAGCTCGCTGCTGCGCGGCGATCGCGGCTTCCCCGAGGCGGCCCGTGAGGAGCTCGGCGACCGGACGCTGCGCGAGAACCTCCGCGCAGCCACCTCGACGCTCCAGTCCAAGCGCGCCTCGGCGGTCCGCGAGGTGCGTGACTGGCAGAAGCTGCGCGCTGCCGGCAGTGCCCTGAAGTGGCACGTCACCGACCACCTCCCGGACCTGCTGGAGCAGCTCGAGGCGTCCGTGACCGCAGCCGGCGGCGTGGTGCACTGGGCGCGCGATGCCGAGGAGGCCGGCGAGATCGTCACCCGCCTGGCGCTCGAGCGCGGTGCCCAGGAGGTGCTGAAGGTCAAGTCGATGGCGACCCAGGAGATCGGACTCAACGAGGTGCTCGCCCGCGCCGGGATCCGGGCGATCGAGTCCGACCTCGCCGAGCTCGTCCTGCAGCTCGCCGCGGACACCCCGTCCCATCACCTGGGATCCGCGATCCACCGCAACCGGTCCGAGATCCGGGAGATCTTCCTGGCGGCCATGCCGGACCTGGAGGGGTCGATCACCGACGAACCGGCCGAGCTCGCCGCGGCGGCCCGCCGTTTCCTGCGCGAGAGGTTCCTGGACCTGCCCGGCTCGGTGGCGATCTCCGGGGCGAACTTCGCCGTCGCCGACTCCGGCACCCTGGTGGTCGTCGAGTCCGAGGGCAACGGCCGCATGTGCCTGACGCTGCCGAGGACCCTCATCTCGGTGGTCGGCATCGAGAAGATCGTGCCGAGCTTCCAGGATCTCGAGGTGTTCCTGCAGCTGCTGCCCCGCTCCTCCTCCGGGGAGCGGATGACCCCGTACACGACCCTGTTCACCGGCGTCCATGAGGGGGACGGCCCCGAGGAGTTCCATCTGGTGCTGCTGGACAACGGCCGCTCCGCAGTGCTCGAGGACCCGGAGGGACGCAGCGCCCTGCACTGCATCCAGTGCTCTGCCTGCCTGAACGTCTGCCCCGTCTACAACCGCACCGGTGGGCACGCCTACGGCTCCACCTATCCCGGTCCGATCGGTGCGATCCTCTCGCCGCAGATGACCGGCATGCATGGCAGCGATGATCCGAACTCGACGCTGCCCTACGCCTCGAGCCTGTGCGGTGCCTGCTACGACGTGTGTCCCGTCAAGATCAACATCCCCGAGGTCCTGGTGCATCTGCGGGCGGAGGACGTCGACCGCCGTCGCCGGACCCGCGGCGACTTCCACAGCAGCTGGGACCTGGCGCTCCAGGGCGCGAGCAGGCTGATGTCCTCGCCCCGTGCGTACGACCTCGCGGTGCGCTCGGCCGGTCCGCTCAGCTCGGTGCTGCCCGGGAAGAACATCGGCACGCTACCGGGTGTGCTGCCGCTGATGCCGGGCTGGACCGACCACCGTGACCTGCCCAAGCCCGGTGCCTCCTTCCGCACCTGGTGGGACCAGCACGAGAAGGACCGGGCCGCAGCGGGGCCGGCGGCCGACGGCGGCACGGCCGAGGACGCACCGCCGGGGCGGCCCGACACCGGGGACGAGGAGAGCTCATGAGCGGGTGGACGGACTCCCGCCCCGCACGCACCCCGGGGATGAGCGCCAAGGAGGAGATCCTCGCCCGGGTGCGGACCGCATTGGCGGTCCCGCGCCGCGATGAGGTCACCGAGGCCGCGGACGTGCCGCGCACCTACCAGCGGGCCGATGACAAGCAGGAGCTCCGCACCGCTCCCGAGAAGGCGCGCAGCGTGCTGGTGCAACGGCTCGAGGACTGCACCGCCACCGTCCATCGCGCCACCGCGGACACCGCGCCGGCAGTGATCGCCGCCGCGCTGGGCGGGGCGCGCAGCGTGGTGGTCCCCTCCGGTCTGCCCGCCGCCTGGCACGAGCAGGTGGACGCCTCGCTGGTGGTCGACGACGGCACCGCCACGCCGCACCAGCTCGAGGCGATCGACGCGGTGCTCACCGGCTGCCATACGGCGATCGCCCTGACCGGCACCATCGTGCTGCGCAATGATGACCGGGCAGGACGTCGCGCGATCAGCCTGGTGCCCGACCACCACGTGGTGGTCGTCGAGTCCGAGCAGGTGGTGGTCGGCGTGCCCAAGGCGATCGAGCGCATGGCGGAGACCCCGGCGGCGGCCTGGACCCTGATCTCCGGTCCCAGCGCGAGCAGTGGCATCGACCTCGAACGGGTCGAGGGCATGCACGGCCCCCGGCGCCTCGAGGTGATCCTGATCGAACCGGAACCTGACCCCGCCCCGTCCGCGACACCGGGGACGACGCCCCGCGCCGCACCCGCCGACCCCCAGGAGAAGAGTCCATGAACGACGCCGCCCCGACTGCCGGCCTCGACCTGCCCGACAGGGGCACCGCCCGCGACCGCGGAGAGCTGTTCGCCCTCGAGGCCGGGACCTACCGCGCCGAGATCTCCTCGGTGGGAGCGACCCTCGAATCCCTCACCGTCGGCGGTCGCGACCTGCTGGTGCGCAGCCCCGAGACCGGTCCGATGCAGTTCCACCGCGGGGCGATCGTCGCGCCGTGGCCCAATCGGATCGGCGACGGCACGTACACCTGGGAAGGCCAGGAGCTCCGCACCGCGCTCACCGAACCGGAGCGCGGCAATGCGCTCCACGGCCTGATCTCCTTCCAGGCCTTCACCCCGGCGACCCTCTCGGAGGACGAGCTGGTGCTGCGCACCGAGCTCTTCCCGTCCCCGGGATACCCCTTCCACCTGCTGCTGACGGTGCACTACGCGCTGGATCCGCAGGAGGGCCTCAGCACCACCGTGACCGCCCGCAACCTCGGTGCCCGGGACGCCCCCTACGGAGCCTGCCCCCATCCGTATCTGGTCGCCGGGACGGAGCCGCTGGATACATGGTCGCTGCAGGTCACCGCCGGGACCGTGCTCACCGTCACCGAGGACCGACTGCTGCCCACCGGCACCGCCCCGGTCACCCCCGACGGCGAGCTCGACTTCCGCAGCGCGAAGACCCTCGGTGCGCTGTTCCTCGACCACGCCTTCACCGATCTCGGCCGCGACGCCCAGGACCGGGTGGTGGTGACCGTCTCCGCCCCCGGCGGCACCGGGGTGGAGCTGACCGCGGGACCGGAGTGCCCGTGGCTGCAGATCCACACCGGTGACCGTCCGGAGCCGGAGAACAACCGGCTCGGCCTCGCCGTGGAGCCGATGACCTGCCCGCCCGATGCCTTCCGCAGCGGCACCGATGTGGTGCGGCTGGCCCCGGGTGCCGAGCATGCCGCGTCCTGGACCCTGCGAGGCTGGTGAGCAGCGGCCCGATCCCGGCATGAGCACAGGCCCGTCACCGATCGGTGACGGGCCTGTGCCGTGCGCGTGCGCGCCCCGGTCGGGGAGCGCTCGCGATCACTCCGCGTGGGCCTCTTCGTACGCCTTGCGGATGGTGCCGGAGATGCGCCCGCGGTCCGGGACCTCGTAGCCGGCCTCACGGGCCCACTCGCGGATCCTTGCGGAATCGTTGGAGCTGGTGCGTGCGGGAGCGGTCCCGCGAGAACGACGACCGCCCACCCGGCGCGCCTTCTCCACCCAGCTGCCCAGCTCCTCACGGAGCTTCGAGGCATTCGCCTCTGACAGGTCGATCTCGTAAGCGACTCCGTCCAGGGCGAAGTTCACCGTCTCGTCGGCCTTGTCACCGGTCAGATCGTCGATGAGCTCCACGTAGGTCTTCCGTGCCATAGGGGTTCTCCCTTGCTGGTCTGATGACGTTCTTCGTGCGAACTCTGATGAGTTCGCCATCCGCACCCAGTATCAGCTGAAAGGAGCCGGATTTCAATACGGTTCCGATATCGATTCAGGCGGAGTGATTCTGTTCATCGTTGTCGTGCAGTTCACGGTATTCCTGCTCCGCTT
The window above is part of the Brachybacterium vulturis genome. Proteins encoded here:
- a CDS encoding malate:quinone oxidoreductase, producing the protein MADLRVDVERADAVMIGGGIASATLAALLSELEPTWDIRVLEKLDTAGQESSEGWNNAGTGHSALCEMNYTPQDVDGSVSPAKAITINEQFQISRQFWAHLVENDRIGDPSEFIHAVPHMSFVHGMENVDYLRRRHEALTSNPLFDRMEFTTEHAQLAEWAPLVAEGRPVTETIAATRSTDGTDIDFGALTRQMLGFATRTGTTVSTGSEVVDLRRMGTDWGVMVRSTADGSISVVRTPFVFVGAGGYALTLLQKSGIDEIRGFGGFPISGQWLRCTDPETIARHDAKVYGKAAVGAPPMSVPHLDTRYVGGKRSLMFGPYAGWSPKFLKAGRYTDLLESMKPSNITQMMAVAPPNLDLMVYLGSQLAATHQQRFEALLEYMPAARASDWEEVTAGQRVQVIAPDKAKHGVLQFGTQLVTAADGSIGGMLGASPGASTSTSIMLGLLEKMFPQRIEAWRPSLTQMVPSWGRSLSEHPDEAHRLLDHTAEALGLTHS
- a CDS encoding (Fe-S)-binding protein gives rise to the protein MRISLMTTCLVDVMAPDVARATVILLERLGHEVVFDRRQTCCGQMHTNSGYYTEAAPIVRSFVDTFEPALESVDAIVMPSGSCAGCVRDQHELVARHEGDSELEQRAAAVAAKTYELSELLVDVLKVTDVGAYFPHSVTYHPTCHSMRFLKVGARPLKLLRAVEGLEMKNLPESDTCCGFGGTFSVKNDATSDAMVSDKAANVVRSGAEFVVAGDASCLMNIGGKLRRTGASPRSVHLAQILASTREDPFVPSETILGRAS
- a CDS encoding lactate utilization protein B; amino-acid sequence: MNSVDLGIPTVRPQHASPSSLLRGDRGFPEAAREELGDRTLRENLRAATSTLQSKRASAVREVRDWQKLRAAGSALKWHVTDHLPDLLEQLEASVTAAGGVVHWARDAEEAGEIVTRLALERGAQEVLKVKSMATQEIGLNEVLARAGIRAIESDLAELVLQLAADTPSHHLGSAIHRNRSEIREIFLAAMPDLEGSITDEPAELAAAARRFLRERFLDLPGSVAISGANFAVADSGTLVVVESEGNGRMCLTLPRTLISVVGIEKIVPSFQDLEVFLQLLPRSSSGERMTPYTTLFTGVHEGDGPEEFHLVLLDNGRSAVLEDPEGRSALHCIQCSACLNVCPVYNRTGGHAYGSTYPGPIGAILSPQMTGMHGSDDPNSTLPYASSLCGACYDVCPVKINIPEVLVHLRAEDVDRRRRTRGDFHSSWDLALQGASRLMSSPRAYDLAVRSAGPLSSVLPGKNIGTLPGVLPLMPGWTDHRDLPKPGASFRTWWDQHEKDRAAAGPAADGGTAEDAPPGRPDTGDEESS
- a CDS encoding LutC/YkgG family protein — encoded protein: MSGWTDSRPARTPGMSAKEEILARVRTALAVPRRDEVTEAADVPRTYQRADDKQELRTAPEKARSVLVQRLEDCTATVHRATADTAPAVIAAALGGARSVVVPSGLPAAWHEQVDASLVVDDGTATPHQLEAIDAVLTGCHTAIALTGTIVLRNDDRAGRRAISLVPDHHVVVVESEQVVVGVPKAIERMAETPAAAWTLISGPSASSGIDLERVEGMHGPRRLEVILIEPEPDPAPSATPGTTPRAAPADPQEKSP
- a CDS encoding aldose 1-epimerase family protein, whose translation is MNDAAPTAGLDLPDRGTARDRGELFALEAGTYRAEISSVGATLESLTVGGRDLLVRSPETGPMQFHRGAIVAPWPNRIGDGTYTWEGQELRTALTEPERGNALHGLISFQAFTPATLSEDELVLRTELFPSPGYPFHLLLTVHYALDPQEGLSTTVTARNLGARDAPYGACPHPYLVAGTEPLDTWSLQVTAGTVLTVTEDRLLPTGTAPVTPDGELDFRSAKTLGALFLDHAFTDLGRDAQDRVVVTVSAPGGTGVELTAGPECPWLQIHTGDRPEPENNRLGLAVEPMTCPPDAFRSGTDVVRLAPGAEHAASWTLRGW
- a CDS encoding histone-like nucleoid-structuring protein Lsr2, encoding MARKTYVELIDDLTGDKADETVNFALDGVAYEIDLSEANASKLREELGSWVEKARRVGGRRSRGTAPARTSSNDSARIREWAREAGYEVPDRGRISGTIRKAYEEAHAE